The following proteins are encoded in a genomic region of Candidatus Limnocylindrales bacterium:
- the gcvH gene encoding glycine cleavage system protein GcvH, with protein sequence MEIPDDLRYTSEHEWVRVEPDGTVTVGITDYAQSQLGDIVFVELPKAADEPEVTRDEPFAVVESVKAASDIYAPISGKVIEVNEELPDSPNTINEDPYGDGWLVRLQPKNVAEVEELMDSDDYENLVGELGE encoded by the coding sequence ATGGAGATCCCTGATGATCTTCGTTACACGTCGGAACACGAATGGGTTCGCGTCGAGCCGGACGGGACCGTAACCGTCGGCATCACCGACTACGCCCAGTCCCAGCTCGGCGACATCGTCTTCGTCGAGCTTCCCAAGGCTGCCGACGAACCGGAGGTCACCCGCGACGAGCCGTTCGCGGTCGTCGAATCGGTCAAGGCCGCATCGGACATCTACGCACCGATCAGCGGCAAAGTGATCGAGGTCAACGAGGAGCTGCCCGACTCGCCGAACACCATCAACGAAGACCCGTACGGCGACGGCTGGCTGGTTCGCCTGCAGCCGAAGAACGTCGCCGAGGTCGAAGAGCTGATGGACTCGGACGATTACGAAAACCTCGTCGGCGAGCTCGGAGAGTAG